Proteins from one Bdellovibrio svalbardensis genomic window:
- a CDS encoding JmjC domain-containing protein, translating into MQKIGLSNLLAPVSSHEFLNSYWPYEPLFIPASENKLQEIFSLPQLQDLESLVAARLLKVRACLPDFDDEYSSIHVEPKDALKAYRNKMTLVFDQMQTQHPTIAEALKNIRADLGLVTGGAENDLCRARSIAYATPGGCGTRLHFDANANFVIQIKGSKRWRLGPNESVDNPTERFTTGSEEMPAALEKQCHAPLIEELPEGSMEILMEPGCVLFVPRGYWHETMTDEDSLSLNFTFSQPTWADVFTKSLQEVLLQSPEWRELADGLEGTDQDRKNKALARFDFLVKNLASDLPDISGQQLLIGGGLLRSSEE; encoded by the coding sequence ATGCAAAAAATTGGACTTTCAAATCTTCTGGCTCCTGTAAGTTCCCATGAATTTCTTAACTCTTACTGGCCCTATGAGCCTCTCTTCATTCCCGCTAGCGAGAATAAACTTCAAGAGATCTTTTCGCTTCCACAACTTCAAGATCTGGAATCCTTAGTGGCGGCTCGGCTCTTGAAAGTCCGAGCTTGCCTGCCTGACTTTGACGACGAATACAGTTCTATTCATGTCGAGCCGAAAGACGCTCTCAAAGCTTATCGCAACAAGATGACCCTGGTGTTTGATCAAATGCAAACACAACACCCTACAATTGCTGAGGCCTTAAAAAACATCAGAGCTGATTTAGGATTGGTCACAGGGGGAGCTGAAAATGATCTTTGCCGCGCACGCTCCATCGCTTATGCGACCCCTGGTGGTTGTGGCACACGCCTCCATTTCGATGCGAATGCGAACTTTGTCATTCAAATCAAAGGCTCCAAACGCTGGAGACTTGGCCCCAATGAATCTGTCGACAACCCGACAGAACGATTTACGACAGGCTCTGAAGAGATGCCGGCAGCCCTTGAAAAGCAATGCCATGCTCCTTTGATCGAAGAGCTTCCTGAGGGCAGCATGGAGATTCTTATGGAGCCCGGTTGTGTCTTGTTTGTGCCGCGGGGATATTGGCATGAGACAATGACTGACGAAGACTCGCTTTCATTAAACTTTACCTTCAGTCAGCCGACCTGGGCCGATGTCTTCACCAAATCACTGCAAGAAGTACTTCTGCAATCTCCAGAATGGCGCGAACTTGCCGATGGGCTCGAAGGGACGGATCAAGACCGAAAAAACAAGGCCCTCGCACGCTTTGATTTCCTTGTGAAAAACTTAGCCAGTGATTTGCCAGATATCTCGGGACAGCAGCTACTTATTGGTGGCGGACTACTTCGATCTTCCGAAGAATAG
- a CDS encoding DUF2062 domain-containing protein, whose product MLRRAREFVGYQLRQGATPEGLALTCAMGFLIALFPVLGATTVLCLGAGYLMKLNQPTLQAVNYVLAPVQLLMIPVYIKAGAWVFQVPAVSVNPKTIIAEFMDDPGKFLSDYGFASLQSIVAWALLTPLVAFVVYRVLLMIFRSAKRIRG is encoded by the coding sequence ATGTTAAGACGCGCGAGAGAATTTGTCGGTTATCAACTTCGTCAAGGGGCTACTCCTGAAGGATTGGCTTTGACCTGTGCCATGGGTTTTCTTATTGCGCTATTTCCAGTATTGGGTGCGACCACAGTGTTGTGTTTGGGTGCTGGCTATCTTATGAAATTGAATCAACCAACTTTGCAAGCGGTCAATTACGTTTTGGCGCCAGTCCAATTGTTAATGATTCCAGTCTATATAAAGGCGGGCGCTTGGGTGTTTCAGGTTCCTGCTGTTTCGGTCAATCCTAAAACCATCATTGCAGAATTCATGGATGATCCAGGCAAATTTTTGTCTGACTATGGTTTCGCCAGCCTACAGTCGATAGTCGCGTGGGCCTTGTTGACGCCTTTAGTTGCTTTTGTTGTGTATCGGGTTTTGCTGATGATTTTCAGAAGCGCGAAGAGAATTCGCGGCTAG
- a CDS encoding HD domain-containing phosphohydrolase, which yields MVQVACQIAAESYIIAIVNSKLSSEDARVVKTSGASLVMMENEYFSTSKLEFVTTQVIRSAYIPIKVFDLLPDTQTAFALHYLMPANKKFLKIAKPGVQISSTFLNKFLEAEELYIKRSDLQNWIEYAKSFDSNDSASDIRRCRLKFLQLNQSFLSLALLISDQSAAASFATGKELFTTCESFAKDLLQSLEKIPNPMGIVNTSAVGDFGSLERAPAIASYSAILSQKIGLGAPLEVMIGALLSDVGYLELSPSTSAKLRENKLKEMHGEQTMEYQKHPIYSLNQCLARKLPLSEGMKTMILQSHERMDQKGFPNRPNPEKLSEEAMLIRLSWTLDSMSQVRMGKAREPMDDILPRLIREVLEEPGSFSVIFQMKLKPALTSLIQVPTFTSQSPA from the coding sequence ATGGTTCAGGTGGCCTGCCAGATCGCCGCCGAAAGCTATATCATAGCCATTGTAAACTCCAAACTTAGCTCAGAAGATGCACGCGTCGTGAAGACCTCCGGTGCTTCGTTGGTAATGATGGAAAATGAATACTTCTCCACCAGCAAACTGGAGTTTGTTACGACCCAGGTCATACGCTCGGCCTATATTCCCATCAAGGTCTTCGACTTACTCCCTGACACACAGACGGCTTTCGCCCTTCACTATTTGATGCCCGCCAACAAGAAGTTCTTAAAAATTGCAAAGCCTGGAGTGCAGATAAGCTCGACTTTCTTAAACAAATTTCTTGAGGCCGAAGAACTCTATATCAAACGCAGTGACCTTCAGAATTGGATTGAGTATGCCAAGAGCTTTGATTCCAATGATAGCGCCAGCGATATCCGCCGCTGTCGTCTCAAATTTCTTCAGCTCAATCAATCGTTCTTAAGTCTGGCCCTCCTCATCAGCGATCAGAGTGCAGCCGCCTCCTTTGCCACCGGCAAAGAACTCTTCACGACTTGCGAAAGCTTCGCAAAGGATTTACTGCAGTCCCTAGAGAAAATCCCGAACCCGATGGGAATCGTCAACACCTCCGCCGTTGGTGATTTTGGCTCTTTGGAGCGAGCCCCTGCCATTGCCTCTTACTCTGCCATTCTGAGCCAGAAAATCGGATTGGGCGCGCCGCTGGAAGTGATGATTGGAGCTTTGCTTTCGGATGTTGGCTATTTGGAACTGTCGCCATCGACATCGGCTAAGCTGCGTGAGAATAAACTCAAAGAAATGCATGGCGAGCAAACGATGGAGTATCAAAAGCATCCTATTTATAGTTTAAATCAATGCCTGGCCCGCAAGCTGCCTTTAAGCGAAGGGATGAAAACCATGATCCTCCAAAGCCACGAGCGCATGGATCAAAAAGGTTTCCCAAACCGCCCTAATCCCGAAAAACTCTCCGAGGAAGCGATGCTCATCCGATTATCCTGGACGCTGGATTCCATGAGCCAGGTGCGCATGGGTAAGGCACGAGAACCGATGGATGATATTTTGCCTCGTCTCATCAGAGAAGTTCTTGAAGAGCCCGGAAGCTTCTCCGTCATCTTCCAAATGAAATTAAAACCGGCCCTCACCAGTCTCATTCAAGTGCCGACATTTACCTCGCAATCCCCCGCCTAG
- the kdsA gene encoding 3-deoxy-8-phosphooctulonate synthase, with product MQNKVVKIGNIEVANNKPFVLFAGLNVLESRDLAMQVCEHFVKVTDKLKIPYVFKSSFDKANRSSIHSYRGPGMDEGLKIFAELKKTFGVKVITDVHEIHQAKPVAEVVDVIQLPAFLARQTDLVEAMARTGSVINVKKPQFLSPSQMGNIVEKIEECGNDKIILCDRGTNFGYDNLVVDMLGFNIMKKVSKGSPVILDATHALQFRDPMGAASGGRRGQVAELSRAGLGVGLAGLFIESHPNPDKALCDGPSALPLSKVEPFLQQMKALDDLIKSFPELNTEA from the coding sequence GTGCAAAACAAAGTCGTCAAAATTGGAAATATCGAAGTCGCAAATAACAAACCCTTTGTTCTTTTTGCGGGACTCAATGTTCTGGAATCTCGTGATTTGGCAATGCAAGTTTGTGAGCATTTTGTCAAAGTCACTGACAAGCTCAAAATCCCTTACGTTTTCAAATCTTCCTTTGATAAAGCCAATCGCTCTTCGATCCATTCTTATCGTGGTCCCGGCATGGATGAAGGTTTGAAAATATTTGCAGAACTTAAGAAAACTTTCGGCGTGAAAGTCATCACTGACGTTCACGAAATTCATCAAGCAAAACCAGTTGCGGAAGTGGTCGACGTGATTCAACTCCCTGCCTTCCTCGCCCGACAAACTGATTTGGTTGAAGCCATGGCACGCACTGGCTCCGTCATCAATGTTAAGAAGCCCCAGTTCTTAAGCCCAAGCCAAATGGGAAATATCGTTGAAAAAATCGAAGAATGCGGCAACGACAAAATCATTCTTTGTGACCGCGGTACAAACTTTGGTTATGACAATCTCGTCGTCGACATGTTGGGCTTTAATATCATGAAAAAAGTTTCCAAAGGAAGCCCGGTGATTTTGGATGCGACACACGCCCTGCAATTCAGAGATCCCATGGGTGCAGCCTCTGGTGGTCGCCGTGGTCAAGTTGCAGAACTTTCTCGCGCAGGCCTGGGCGTGGGACTTGCCGGTTTGTTCATCGAAAGCCATCCGAATCCAGACAAAGCGTTGTGCGATGGCCCTTCTGCTTTGCCACTTTCGAAAGTTGAACCTTTCTTGCAACAAATGAAAGCTTTGGACGACTTGATCAAGTCATTCCCGGAGCTGAATACTGAAGCTTAA
- the udk gene encoding uridine kinase, translated as MQRPHIIGVAGGSGSGKTHFAKELQQRLGDAHCAIIYQDNYYIDQSAKFDGDGGSVNFDHPSSLDFTMLASGLRTLKSGGTLQIPIYDFCTHSRKKETLLGEPKKVIIVDGILILHSDEVRAELDEMIFFDTPEELRFQRRFNRDVHERGRTPEGVKKQFELQVRPMHDQFVEPSKDHAHLIVKDLGDYSIALKQIAERLTNRLIATV; from the coding sequence ATGCAAAGACCGCACATTATCGGAGTCGCTGGCGGCAGCGGCTCTGGAAAGACTCACTTCGCAAAAGAGTTGCAGCAACGATTGGGCGACGCTCATTGTGCCATTATCTATCAAGATAACTACTACATCGACCAATCGGCGAAATTTGATGGCGATGGCGGTTCTGTTAATTTTGACCATCCCAGCAGTTTGGATTTCACCATGCTTGCGAGCGGCCTTAGAACCCTCAAGTCTGGTGGCACTTTGCAAATCCCGATCTATGATTTCTGCACCCACTCTCGTAAAAAAGAAACCCTTCTTGGCGAACCTAAAAAAGTGATCATCGTCGATGGAATTTTGATTTTACATTCGGATGAAGTCCGCGCCGAGCTGGATGAAATGATCTTCTTCGACACCCCGGAGGAATTGCGCTTCCAACGCCGCTTCAATCGAGATGTTCATGAGCGCGGTCGGACTCCCGAGGGCGTGAAAAAGCAATTTGAATTGCAGGTGCGCCCCATGCACGATCAGTTTGTCGAGCCATCTAAAGACCATGCCCACCTTATCGTCAAAGATCTGGGGGACTATAGTATAGCTCTAAAACAAATCGCGGAGCGACTCACCAATAGATTGATCGCCACAGTCTGA
- a CDS encoding DUF6635 family protein, giving the protein MNEQNSALVLGALDECIERYVETRRAQIDSFIHRHFSVEETFQIQKKSFLVDLFLNPLNALWSIPYLSLKKASETLDKMGYSQFTLAFDRIPSGIKTGYQKEIERLLSTEVFSCESLIKDIEDHPLLGQYFTSEQLSATSIKIRKELQGEIEKYSSSQAMISDLSSSLLTLGIGWIFFGDKTLGVLGLGDKIAQKMAHDKAASGFFLGKRLGSTFYHAFPPHPSRSQVLGATLVVGLFLTALSLFTSIMSDPLRKQLGLHNKRLNVLADSLEEKLFLNLRKDFKKSTKCTLHVAEAG; this is encoded by the coding sequence ATGAATGAACAAAATTCCGCACTGGTGCTGGGCGCCTTGGATGAATGCATCGAACGCTACGTTGAAACACGACGGGCACAGATCGACAGTTTTATTCATCGCCACTTTTCAGTTGAAGAAACATTCCAAATTCAAAAAAAATCCTTCCTGGTTGATTTATTCTTGAATCCTCTGAATGCTCTTTGGTCCATCCCTTATCTCTCCCTCAAAAAGGCATCTGAAACCCTGGATAAAATGGGTTATAGCCAATTCACATTGGCCTTCGATAGGATTCCCTCTGGAATCAAGACTGGCTATCAAAAAGAAATTGAACGACTCCTTAGCACAGAGGTATTTTCCTGCGAGTCATTAATCAAAGATATCGAAGATCATCCACTTTTGGGGCAATACTTTACCTCTGAACAGCTTTCCGCAACCAGCATCAAGATTCGCAAAGAACTGCAAGGTGAAATTGAAAAGTATTCTTCCAGCCAGGCGATGATCTCTGATTTATCCAGCTCTCTGCTGACTTTGGGTATCGGCTGGATTTTCTTTGGAGATAAAACATTAGGCGTTCTTGGTTTAGGAGATAAGATTGCGCAAAAGATGGCTCATGACAAAGCCGCTTCGGGCTTCTTTCTGGGAAAACGCCTGGGCTCCACCTTTTATCATGCTTTTCCGCCCCACCCATCGCGCTCCCAGGTCCTTGGGGCGACTCTGGTTGTTGGTCTTTTTCTGACTGCCCTCAGTCTTTTCACCAGCATCATGAGTGATCCCCTTCGAAAGCAGCTCGGTTTGCACAACAAAAGGCTCAATGTCCTGGCTGATTCACTTGAAGAAAAGCTGTTTTTGAATTTAAGAAAGGATTTTAAAAAGTCCACCAAATGCACCCTCCATGTAGCTGAAGCAGGGTAA